GCGTTCTTGTCATCTGTGCCAAAGCACCTTTTTGCTTCAGTTTCCCAAATATAGGAATTTTCAATTTAATGTAGTCTATCCAATAAGCTCCACGATTTGTTCTTTTGGCGCTCAGATAGAATACAACTAGTGAAATACATCCAATTACCCATAGTAACCATTGTGATTGAATACTATTACTTAACTTCAATACTATTCTTGTTACCATAGGTAGCTCAGCATTCATTGAAGCAAAAATATTAACAAACTGAGGGACAACTGATTTTAATAGATATACACTCGCACCTATAGCCAGCACCCCAACGACAATCGGATAAGTCATCGCTGACTTAATCTTCTCCGTCGTCACATGCTCCTTCTCAAAAAACTTCGCTAGCCGCTCCAGCGTCCCTTCCAAATCTCCTGTTTCTTCACCGGCACGAATCATGTTCGTAAACATGGGCGGGAAAATCTTCTTATGTTCAAGGACAGATTGGGAAAATGGGACCCCTTTTGACAAATTGGAGGCAACCTGCGTTAAAGCTTTCTTTAAAGGCTTACTTTCGGTTTGCGCCGCTAGAATGTTAGTAGCTTCGACGATATTTACGCCAGCTCGTATAAGTGTTGCGAATTGTCTGCAATACACAATGAAGTGGATCGTCTTCACAGGATTTCCGATGTAAATATCCGTCTTCAAAGCCTTGAACTGCTCTTCTTTAACAGATAGTACAACGTAGCCCTTCCTACGAAGCTCTTCAACCGCTGAAGACTTGTCCGATGCAGCTAATCTTCCCTTTAGCGTCTTACCTGAGCTGCTTCGAACATCATATACAAAATCAGGCATTAGATGCCACCGCCCTCAGCCAAGTAAGCTCTTGCTGCAAGGGGATCAATGAGTCCCTGCTGCATTTGCTCCTTAATTGACATCTCTAGCGAATGCATACCGAGATTTCGTCCTGTTTGCATGATGCTTTTGATCTGATGTATTTTCTCTGAACGGATCAAATTGGCGACGGCAGGAGTATTGATCATGATTTCCGTGGCGCATGTTCTCCCCTGCCCTCCGGGCTTCGGAAACAATCGTTGTGAAATGACACTTACAAGCACAGCTGCCAGTTGCACTCGAATCTGTCCCTGCTGATGAGCAGGAAATGCATCAATAATCCTGTCAATTGTCTGAGGTGCATCTGTTGTATGAAGTGTCGCAAACACAAGGTGTCCGGTCTCAGCTGCAGTAACTGCTGCAGAAATAGTTTCCAAATCACGCATTTCGCCAACGAGAATCACGTCAGGGTCTTGACGCAGTGCCGCTCTTAATCCATTGGAAAAGCTCTTCGTGTCACTCCCCACTTCACGTTGATCAATAATCGAGGAAGCATGACTATGTAAGAATTCGATAGGATCTTCGAGGGTGACAATATGCTTCTTTTCTTTGCGATTAATGAAATCAATCAACGCAGCCAGGGTTGAAGATTTACCGCTGCCAGTCGGTCCTGTCACAAGTACAAGCCCCTGTGGTTTTAATGCAAGCGAACTGATGATTGACGGAAGCTGTAGCTGCTCCAGTG
This genomic window from Paenibacillus hexagrammi contains:
- a CDS encoding type II secretion system F family protein; protein product: MPDFVYDVRSSSGKTLKGRLAASDKSSAVEELRRKGYVVLSVKEEQFKALKTDIYIGNPVKTIHFIVYCRQFATLIRAGVNIVEATNILAAQTESKPLKKALTQVASNLSKGVPFSQSVLEHKKIFPPMFTNMIRAGEETGDLEGTLERLAKFFEKEHVTTEKIKSAMTYPIVVGVLAIGASVYLLKSVVPQFVNIFASMNAELPMVTRIVLKLSNSIQSQWLLWVIGCISLVVFYLSAKRTNRGAYWIDYIKLKIPIFGKLKQKGALAQMTRTLASLYSSSVPILQSLNIVEEIVGNKVIGDFIKNSADSLRQGNPLSEPLRQAWVFPPLVTQMIAIGEETGSLDQMLEKVADFYEMDVENTVDRLKSLLEPLLLVFLATVIGTIVAAIMVPMFKMYANFG